The proteins below are encoded in one region of Cygnus olor isolate bCygOlo1 chromosome 19, bCygOlo1.pri.v2, whole genome shotgun sequence:
- the DOLPP1 gene encoding dolichyldiphosphatase 1 isoform X2 has protein sequence MAAVGECSLPAPWRPLSLTHVEYPAGDFSGQLLAYLSLGPIFIIVGFVTLIIFKRELHTISFLGGLAFNEGVNWLIKNVIREPRPCEEAHSTVTTKYGMPSSHSQFMWFFSVYSFLFLYLRVYLLYHTWSQVLYGGVAGSIMAIAWFAFTQEILTPLFPRIAAWPISEFFLIRDTSLIPNILWFEYTVTRAEARNRQRKLGTKLQ, from the exons ATGGCCGCAGTCGGCGAGTGCTCGCTCCCCGCTCCGTGGCGGCCGCTCTCCCTCACCCACGTCGAGTACCCGGCAG GTGATTTCTCGGGTCAGCTTTTAGCTTATTTGAGCCTTGGTCCGATATTCATAATTGTTGGCTTTGTAACGCTCATCATATTCAAGAGAGAGCTTCACACG ATCTCTTTCTTGGGAGGGCTGGCATTCAACGAGGGAGTGAACTGGTTAATAAAAAACGTTATCCGGGAGCCACGGCCTTGTGAAG AAGCCCATTCAACAGTGACCACAAAATATGGGATGCCGTCCAGCCACTCCCAGTTCATGTGGTTTTTCTCAGTCTattcatttctgttcctttatttAAG GGTTTATTTGCTTTACCACACCTGGAGCCAAGTCTTATATGGAGGTGTGGCAGGAAGCATTATGGCCATAGCCTGGTTTGCCTTCACACAGGAGATATTAACTCCTCTCTTCCCAAGGATAGCTGCGTG GCCAATTTCAGAGTTCTTTTTAATCCGAGACACCAGCCTCATTCCTAACATCCTGTGGTTTGAATATACAGTCACAAGAGCAGAGGCGAG AAACAGACAGCGCAAGCTGGGGACGAAGCTCCAGTGA
- the DOLPP1 gene encoding dolichyldiphosphatase 1 isoform X1, with translation MAAVGECSLPAPWRPLSLTHVEYPAGDFSGQLLAYLSLGPIFIIVGFVTLIIFKRELHTISFLGGLAFNEGVNWLIKNVIREPRPCEEAHSTVTTKYGMPSSHSQFMWFFSVYSFLFLYLRMHQTNNARFLDLLWRHVLSICLVTVALLVSYSRVYLLYHTWSQVLYGGVAGSIMAIAWFAFTQEILTPLFPRIAAWPISEFFLIRDTSLIPNILWFEYTVTRAEARNRQRKLGTKLQ, from the exons ATGGCCGCAGTCGGCGAGTGCTCGCTCCCCGCTCCGTGGCGGCCGCTCTCCCTCACCCACGTCGAGTACCCGGCAG GTGATTTCTCGGGTCAGCTTTTAGCTTATTTGAGCCTTGGTCCGATATTCATAATTGTTGGCTTTGTAACGCTCATCATATTCAAGAGAGAGCTTCACACG ATCTCTTTCTTGGGAGGGCTGGCATTCAACGAGGGAGTGAACTGGTTAATAAAAAACGTTATCCGGGAGCCACGGCCTTGTGAAG AAGCCCATTCAACAGTGACCACAAAATATGGGATGCCGTCCAGCCACTCCCAGTTCATGTGGTTTTTCTCAGTCTattcatttctgttcctttatttAAG AATGCACCAAACAAACAATGCGAGGTTTCTGGATTTACTATGGCGACATGTGCTGTCCATCTGCCTCGTCACAGTGGCTTTGCTAGTCTCATATAGTAG GGTTTATTTGCTTTACCACACCTGGAGCCAAGTCTTATATGGAGGTGTGGCAGGAAGCATTATGGCCATAGCCTGGTTTGCCTTCACACAGGAGATATTAACTCCTCTCTTCCCAAGGATAGCTGCGTG GCCAATTTCAGAGTTCTTTTTAATCCGAGACACCAGCCTCATTCCTAACATCCTGTGGTTTGAATATACAGTCACAAGAGCAGAGGCGAG AAACAGACAGCGCAAGCTGGGGACGAAGCTCCAGTGA
- the CRAT gene encoding carnitine O-acetyltransferase isoform X2, whose protein sequence is MDRKQKQAEKARPYGLLKPTALGKIPGRFLLHQEALPHLPVPPLQQTLDRYLQMLQPIISEEELNHTQELVAEFRKPGGVGERLQKGLERRAKKTENWLSDWWLKTAYLEYRLPVVVHSSPGVVLPKQDFLDRQGQLRFAAKLIEGILDFKTMIDNETLPVEYMGGKPLCMNQYYQILSSCRIPGPKRDSIVNYAKGKKQSRHITVVHNFQFFELDVYNSDGSPLTTDQLFIQLEKIWNTSLQTNKEPIGILTTNHRNSWAKAYNNLLKDKTNKESVRTIEKSICTVCLDAPMPRVSEDIYKSRVAAQMLHGGGSRWNSGNRWFDKTLQFIIAEDGSCGLVYEHAPSEGPPIVALLDHIVEYTKKPELMRSPMIPLPMPKKLRFNITPEIKNDIEKAKQNLNIMVEDLDVKVMVFHQFGKTFPKSEKISPDAFIQLALQLAYYRMYGHACATYESASLRMFRLGRTDTIRSTSVDSLKFVQSMDNPDKSDQEKADLLRRATQAHREYTDMAIRGNAIDRHLLGLKLQAIEDLVSMPELFMDTAYAVAMHFNLSTSQVPAKTDCVMCFGPVVPDGYGVCYNPMDEHINFAISAFNSCADTNAARMAHYLEKALLDMRILLQSTPKSKL, encoded by the exons ATGGATAGGAAGCAGAAGCAAGCAGAGAAG GCCAGGCCCTATGGCCTGCTGAAGCCGACGGCTTTAGGCAAGATCCCGGGCAGATTCCTGCTTCATCAAGAAGCGCTGCCCCATCTCCCCGTGCCGCCGCTGCAGCAGACGCTGGACCGCTACCTGCAGATGCTGCAGCCCATCATCAGCGAGGAGGAGCTGAACCACACGCAGGAGCTGGTGGCCGAGTTCCGCAAGCCGGGAGGCGTCGGGGAGAGGCTGCAGAAAGGCCTGGAGAGGAGAGCCAAGAAAACAGAGAACTGG CTCTCCGACTGGTGGCTGAAGACAGCTTACCTGGAGTATCGCCTGCCAGTCGTGGTGCACTCCAGCCCTGGTGTGGTCTTACCTAAGCAGGATTTTCTGGATCGACAAGGTCAGCTCAG GTTTGCTGCCAAGCTGATCGAGGGCATCCTGGACTTCAAGACCATGATTGACAA TGAGACCCTTCCAGTGGAGTACATGGGTGGGAAGCCCCTCTGCATGAACCAGTACTACCAGATCCTCTCATCCTGCCGCATTCCTGGGCCCAAGCGGGACTCCATTGTCAACTACGCCAAAGGCAAGAAGCAGTCCAGACACATCACAGTGGTTCACAACTTCCAG TTCTTTGAGCTGGATGTTTACAACAGCGATGGAAGTCCCCTTACCACTGACCAGCTCTTTATTCAGCTGGAGAAGATATGGAACACCTCcctccaaacaaacaaagaacctATCGGGATCCTCACCACCAACCACCGAAACAGCTGGGCAAAAGCTTACAACAACCTTCTGAAAG aTAAGACCAACAAGGAATCTGTGCGTACGATTGAGAAGAGCATATGCACTGTCTGCCTTGACGCCCCAATGCCACGGGTGTCTGAGGACATCTACAAGAGCCGCGTGGCCGCTCAGATGCTGCACGGTGGAGGCAGCCGCTGGAACAGCGGGAACCGATGGTTCGACAAAACCCTTCAA TTCATCATTGCTGAAGACGGCTCCTGTGGTCTCGTATACGAGCACGCTCCCTCAGAAGGCCCACCCATCGTTGCTCTTCTGGATCACATCGTGGAGTACAC GAAGAAACCTGAACTGATGAGATCACCGATGATTCCTCTGCCAATGCCCAAGAAGCTGCGGTTTAACATCACTCCAGAAATCAAGAACGACATAGAGAAGGCAAAGCAGAACCTCAACAT aATGGTTGAAGACCTGGATGTTAAAGTCATGGTCTTTCATCAGTTTGGGAAAACCTTCCCCAAGTCAGAAAAGATAAGTCCTGATGCTTTTATCCAGCTGGCCCTGCAGCTAGCATATTACAG gATGTATGGCCACGCCTGTGCCACATATGAGAGTGCATCGCTAAGGATGTTCCGTCTGGGCCGCACAGACACCATCCGCTCCACTTCTGTCGACTCTCTTAAGTTTGTGCAATCCATGGACAACCCTGACAAATCG GACCAGGAGAaagcagacttgctgaggaGAGCTACCCAGGCCCACAGGGAATACACGGATATG GCAATAAGGGGGAACGCAATAGACCGCCACCTCTTAGGTTTGAAGCTTCAAGCTATTGAGGACCTAGTGAGCATGCCTGAGCTGTTCATGGACACAGCATATGCTGTTGCAATGCACTTCAATCTCTCAACCAGCCAG GTCCCAGCAAAGACAGACTGTGTGATGTGTTTTGGTCCCGTGGTTCCAGATGGCTACGGAGTCTGTTACAACCCGATGGATGAACACATCAACTTCGCAATTTCAGCATTCAACAGCTGTGCTGACACAAACGCAGCTCGTATGGCACATTATCTTGAGAAAGCACTGCTAGACATGAGGATCTTGCTCCAGTCCACTCCCAAATCCAAACTGTAA
- the CRAT gene encoding carnitine O-acetyltransferase isoform X1 — translation MAAPASPRSKMAAGRPRPLAAERGGGGGGGGGARCRRCPCGGRAAAGAEPCWPSWPGRRTLSGGRGNQDRPRESFTIISVLPAMDRKQKQAEKARPYGLLKPTALGKIPGRFLLHQEALPHLPVPPLQQTLDRYLQMLQPIISEEELNHTQELVAEFRKPGGVGERLQKGLERRAKKTENWLSDWWLKTAYLEYRLPVVVHSSPGVVLPKQDFLDRQGQLRFAAKLIEGILDFKTMIDNETLPVEYMGGKPLCMNQYYQILSSCRIPGPKRDSIVNYAKGKKQSRHITVVHNFQFFELDVYNSDGSPLTTDQLFIQLEKIWNTSLQTNKEPIGILTTNHRNSWAKAYNNLLKDKTNKESVRTIEKSICTVCLDAPMPRVSEDIYKSRVAAQMLHGGGSRWNSGNRWFDKTLQFIIAEDGSCGLVYEHAPSEGPPIVALLDHIVEYTKKPELMRSPMIPLPMPKKLRFNITPEIKNDIEKAKQNLNIMVEDLDVKVMVFHQFGKTFPKSEKISPDAFIQLALQLAYYRMYGHACATYESASLRMFRLGRTDTIRSTSVDSLKFVQSMDNPDKSDQEKADLLRRATQAHREYTDMAIRGNAIDRHLLGLKLQAIEDLVSMPELFMDTAYAVAMHFNLSTSQVPAKTDCVMCFGPVVPDGYGVCYNPMDEHINFAISAFNSCADTNAARMAHYLEKALLDMRILLQSTPKSKL, via the exons ATGGCAGCGCCGGCTTCGCCCCGctccaagatggcggcggggcggccccgccccTTGGCGGCcgagcggggcggcggcggcggtggtggcggcggcgccCGGTGTCGCCGGTGTCCttgcggcgggcgggcggcggcgggcgcggagcCATGCTGGCCTTCGTGGCCAGGGCGGCG CACATTGTCAGGGGGAAGAGGAAACCAAGACAGGCCGAGGGAGAGCTTTACGATCATTTCTGTCCTCCCAGCCATGGATAGGAAGCAGAAGCAAGCAGAGAAG GCCAGGCCCTATGGCCTGCTGAAGCCGACGGCTTTAGGCAAGATCCCGGGCAGATTCCTGCTTCATCAAGAAGCGCTGCCCCATCTCCCCGTGCCGCCGCTGCAGCAGACGCTGGACCGCTACCTGCAGATGCTGCAGCCCATCATCAGCGAGGAGGAGCTGAACCACACGCAGGAGCTGGTGGCCGAGTTCCGCAAGCCGGGAGGCGTCGGGGAGAGGCTGCAGAAAGGCCTGGAGAGGAGAGCCAAGAAAACAGAGAACTGG CTCTCCGACTGGTGGCTGAAGACAGCTTACCTGGAGTATCGCCTGCCAGTCGTGGTGCACTCCAGCCCTGGTGTGGTCTTACCTAAGCAGGATTTTCTGGATCGACAAGGTCAGCTCAG GTTTGCTGCCAAGCTGATCGAGGGCATCCTGGACTTCAAGACCATGATTGACAA TGAGACCCTTCCAGTGGAGTACATGGGTGGGAAGCCCCTCTGCATGAACCAGTACTACCAGATCCTCTCATCCTGCCGCATTCCTGGGCCCAAGCGGGACTCCATTGTCAACTACGCCAAAGGCAAGAAGCAGTCCAGACACATCACAGTGGTTCACAACTTCCAG TTCTTTGAGCTGGATGTTTACAACAGCGATGGAAGTCCCCTTACCACTGACCAGCTCTTTATTCAGCTGGAGAAGATATGGAACACCTCcctccaaacaaacaaagaacctATCGGGATCCTCACCACCAACCACCGAAACAGCTGGGCAAAAGCTTACAACAACCTTCTGAAAG aTAAGACCAACAAGGAATCTGTGCGTACGATTGAGAAGAGCATATGCACTGTCTGCCTTGACGCCCCAATGCCACGGGTGTCTGAGGACATCTACAAGAGCCGCGTGGCCGCTCAGATGCTGCACGGTGGAGGCAGCCGCTGGAACAGCGGGAACCGATGGTTCGACAAAACCCTTCAA TTCATCATTGCTGAAGACGGCTCCTGTGGTCTCGTATACGAGCACGCTCCCTCAGAAGGCCCACCCATCGTTGCTCTTCTGGATCACATCGTGGAGTACAC GAAGAAACCTGAACTGATGAGATCACCGATGATTCCTCTGCCAATGCCCAAGAAGCTGCGGTTTAACATCACTCCAGAAATCAAGAACGACATAGAGAAGGCAAAGCAGAACCTCAACAT aATGGTTGAAGACCTGGATGTTAAAGTCATGGTCTTTCATCAGTTTGGGAAAACCTTCCCCAAGTCAGAAAAGATAAGTCCTGATGCTTTTATCCAGCTGGCCCTGCAGCTAGCATATTACAG gATGTATGGCCACGCCTGTGCCACATATGAGAGTGCATCGCTAAGGATGTTCCGTCTGGGCCGCACAGACACCATCCGCTCCACTTCTGTCGACTCTCTTAAGTTTGTGCAATCCATGGACAACCCTGACAAATCG GACCAGGAGAaagcagacttgctgaggaGAGCTACCCAGGCCCACAGGGAATACACGGATATG GCAATAAGGGGGAACGCAATAGACCGCCACCTCTTAGGTTTGAAGCTTCAAGCTATTGAGGACCTAGTGAGCATGCCTGAGCTGTTCATGGACACAGCATATGCTGTTGCAATGCACTTCAATCTCTCAACCAGCCAG GTCCCAGCAAAGACAGACTGTGTGATGTGTTTTGGTCCCGTGGTTCCAGATGGCTACGGAGTCTGTTACAACCCGATGGATGAACACATCAACTTCGCAATTTCAGCATTCAACAGCTGTGCTGACACAAACGCAGCTCGTATGGCACATTATCTTGAGAAAGCACTGCTAGACATGAGGATCTTGCTCCAGTCCACTCCCAAATCCAAACTGTAA
- the CRAT gene encoding carnitine O-acetyltransferase isoform X3, with product MLAFVARAAARPYGLLKPTALGKIPGRFLLHQEALPHLPVPPLQQTLDRYLQMLQPIISEEELNHTQELVAEFRKPGGVGERLQKGLERRAKKTENWLSDWWLKTAYLEYRLPVVVHSSPGVVLPKQDFLDRQGQLRFAAKLIEGILDFKTMIDNETLPVEYMGGKPLCMNQYYQILSSCRIPGPKRDSIVNYAKGKKQSRHITVVHNFQFFELDVYNSDGSPLTTDQLFIQLEKIWNTSLQTNKEPIGILTTNHRNSWAKAYNNLLKDKTNKESVRTIEKSICTVCLDAPMPRVSEDIYKSRVAAQMLHGGGSRWNSGNRWFDKTLQFIIAEDGSCGLVYEHAPSEGPPIVALLDHIVEYTKKPELMRSPMIPLPMPKKLRFNITPEIKNDIEKAKQNLNIMVEDLDVKVMVFHQFGKTFPKSEKISPDAFIQLALQLAYYRMYGHACATYESASLRMFRLGRTDTIRSTSVDSLKFVQSMDNPDKSDQEKADLLRRATQAHREYTDMAIRGNAIDRHLLGLKLQAIEDLVSMPELFMDTAYAVAMHFNLSTSQVPAKTDCVMCFGPVVPDGYGVCYNPMDEHINFAISAFNSCADTNAARMAHYLEKALLDMRILLQSTPKSKL from the exons ATGCTGGCCTTCGTGGCCAGGGCGGCG GCCAGGCCCTATGGCCTGCTGAAGCCGACGGCTTTAGGCAAGATCCCGGGCAGATTCCTGCTTCATCAAGAAGCGCTGCCCCATCTCCCCGTGCCGCCGCTGCAGCAGACGCTGGACCGCTACCTGCAGATGCTGCAGCCCATCATCAGCGAGGAGGAGCTGAACCACACGCAGGAGCTGGTGGCCGAGTTCCGCAAGCCGGGAGGCGTCGGGGAGAGGCTGCAGAAAGGCCTGGAGAGGAGAGCCAAGAAAACAGAGAACTGG CTCTCCGACTGGTGGCTGAAGACAGCTTACCTGGAGTATCGCCTGCCAGTCGTGGTGCACTCCAGCCCTGGTGTGGTCTTACCTAAGCAGGATTTTCTGGATCGACAAGGTCAGCTCAG GTTTGCTGCCAAGCTGATCGAGGGCATCCTGGACTTCAAGACCATGATTGACAA TGAGACCCTTCCAGTGGAGTACATGGGTGGGAAGCCCCTCTGCATGAACCAGTACTACCAGATCCTCTCATCCTGCCGCATTCCTGGGCCCAAGCGGGACTCCATTGTCAACTACGCCAAAGGCAAGAAGCAGTCCAGACACATCACAGTGGTTCACAACTTCCAG TTCTTTGAGCTGGATGTTTACAACAGCGATGGAAGTCCCCTTACCACTGACCAGCTCTTTATTCAGCTGGAGAAGATATGGAACACCTCcctccaaacaaacaaagaacctATCGGGATCCTCACCACCAACCACCGAAACAGCTGGGCAAAAGCTTACAACAACCTTCTGAAAG aTAAGACCAACAAGGAATCTGTGCGTACGATTGAGAAGAGCATATGCACTGTCTGCCTTGACGCCCCAATGCCACGGGTGTCTGAGGACATCTACAAGAGCCGCGTGGCCGCTCAGATGCTGCACGGTGGAGGCAGCCGCTGGAACAGCGGGAACCGATGGTTCGACAAAACCCTTCAA TTCATCATTGCTGAAGACGGCTCCTGTGGTCTCGTATACGAGCACGCTCCCTCAGAAGGCCCACCCATCGTTGCTCTTCTGGATCACATCGTGGAGTACAC GAAGAAACCTGAACTGATGAGATCACCGATGATTCCTCTGCCAATGCCCAAGAAGCTGCGGTTTAACATCACTCCAGAAATCAAGAACGACATAGAGAAGGCAAAGCAGAACCTCAACAT aATGGTTGAAGACCTGGATGTTAAAGTCATGGTCTTTCATCAGTTTGGGAAAACCTTCCCCAAGTCAGAAAAGATAAGTCCTGATGCTTTTATCCAGCTGGCCCTGCAGCTAGCATATTACAG gATGTATGGCCACGCCTGTGCCACATATGAGAGTGCATCGCTAAGGATGTTCCGTCTGGGCCGCACAGACACCATCCGCTCCACTTCTGTCGACTCTCTTAAGTTTGTGCAATCCATGGACAACCCTGACAAATCG GACCAGGAGAaagcagacttgctgaggaGAGCTACCCAGGCCCACAGGGAATACACGGATATG GCAATAAGGGGGAACGCAATAGACCGCCACCTCTTAGGTTTGAAGCTTCAAGCTATTGAGGACCTAGTGAGCATGCCTGAGCTGTTCATGGACACAGCATATGCTGTTGCAATGCACTTCAATCTCTCAACCAGCCAG GTCCCAGCAAAGACAGACTGTGTGATGTGTTTTGGTCCCGTGGTTCCAGATGGCTACGGAGTCTGTTACAACCCGATGGATGAACACATCAACTTCGCAATTTCAGCATTCAACAGCTGTGCTGACACAAACGCAGCTCGTATGGCACATTATCTTGAGAAAGCACTGCTAGACATGAGGATCTTGCTCCAGTCCACTCCCAAATCCAAACTGTAA